The Tripterygium wilfordii isolate XIE 37 chromosome 17, ASM1340144v1, whole genome shotgun sequence genome has a window encoding:
- the LOC119981761 gene encoding UMP-CMP kinase 3-like isoform X1, whose product MGTAVDAVAKEANGSVTEKKTEVVFVLGGPGSGKGTQCANIVQHFGYTHLSAGDLLRAETKSGSENGTMIQNMINEGKIVPSEVTIKLLQKAMEESGNDKFLIDGFPRNEENRAAFEAVTKIEPEFVLFFDCPEEEMERRILSRNQGRADDNVETIRKRFKVFLESSLPVVEYYDAKGKVRKIDAAKPVEEVFEAVKIIFTPKEKAAA is encoded by the exons TGGGAACTGCTGTTGATGCTGTGGCTAAG GAGGCAAATGGAAGTGTAACTGAGAAGAAGACTGAAGTTGTCTTTGTTTTGG GTGGCCCTGGCAGTGGAAAGGGTACTCAGTGTGCAAATATTGTCCAACACTTTGGATATACACATCTTAGTGCTGGAGATCTTCTTCGAGCAGAAACTAAATCTGGTTCTGAAAATGG AACCATGATTCAGAACATGATAAATGAGGGAAAAATTGTCCCTTCAGAGGTAACTATTAAGCTTCTTCAAAAGGCTATGGAAGAAAGTGGCAATGACAAATTTCTTATTGATGGTTTCCCCCGTAATGAGGAGAACCGTGCGGCGTTCGAAGCTGTT ACTAAGATTGAGCCAGAATTCGTCCTATTCTTTGATTGTCCCGAGGAAGAGATGGAGCGACGCATTCTGAGCAGGAATCAG GGAAGAGCAGATGATAATGTTGAAACAATAAGGAAGCGATTCAAGGTTTTTCTGGAGTCCAGTCTCCCTGTGGTTGAGTACTATGATGCTAAGGGAAAAGTCCGAAAG ATTGATGCTGCAAAGCCTGTTGAAGAGGTTTTTGAGGCTGTTAAAATCATTTTTACACCAAAGGAGAAG GCTGCTGCTTAA
- the LOC119981761 gene encoding UMP-CMP kinase 3-like isoform X2 — protein MIQNMINEGKIVPSEVTIKLLQKAMEESGNDKFLIDGFPRNEENRAAFEAVTKIEPEFVLFFDCPEEEMERRILSRNQGRADDNVETIRKRFKVFLESSLPVVEYYDAKGKVRKIDAAKPVEEVFEAVKIIFTPKEKAAA, from the exons ATGATTCAGAACATGATAAATGAGGGAAAAATTGTCCCTTCAGAGGTAACTATTAAGCTTCTTCAAAAGGCTATGGAAGAAAGTGGCAATGACAAATTTCTTATTGATGGTTTCCCCCGTAATGAGGAGAACCGTGCGGCGTTCGAAGCTGTT ACTAAGATTGAGCCAGAATTCGTCCTATTCTTTGATTGTCCCGAGGAAGAGATGGAGCGACGCATTCTGAGCAGGAATCAG GGAAGAGCAGATGATAATGTTGAAACAATAAGGAAGCGATTCAAGGTTTTTCTGGAGTCCAGTCTCCCTGTGGTTGAGTACTATGATGCTAAGGGAAAAGTCCGAAAG ATTGATGCTGCAAAGCCTGTTGAAGAGGTTTTTGAGGCTGTTAAAATCATTTTTACACCAAAGGAGAAG GCTGCTGCTTAA